In Cicer arietinum cultivar CDC Frontier isolate Library 1 chromosome 7, Cicar.CDCFrontier_v2.0, whole genome shotgun sequence, the genomic window tataattaaaaaatataaaattttgtatatCATTCGTGTtgagaaaaattgttttttgtATAGATAAATTGtgagaaaaattgttttttgtACAGATAAATTATTTACTCTGGGAATAGAGAGTACTTcatagaaaatattaattaatatgaacatgattaatataataataataataataataataataataataataataataataaataaataaataaataaataaatatataaaaaggatCCCTGATCACTACACTTTGTTTTTGTCTTTTCACTATTTTGTGGTTTATCTAATGAGAATAAAGACATAGGGAAAGTCTTACTGTGTGCGAAAAGAGAAAAGAACAAAGACAATGGGACATAAACCTAGCATGCATGCATACCTAGGATGTAGAAAATATACTTAGGAAATGAACTTTCATTCAATGTGTCTTGCACCAATaaggtagttttttttttctttcttttgaatgttGACAATATCATTTTTAAGCAAGTGATTATTACAtcttattcaaatataaaataaggtCATCTCCAAAAAATACtactttcaaattttatatactCCTAATTCCTAATTAtcttacatatattttattgaaatttgtaataaatattctaatgaaaatattaagtaattttatatcttaaaaaaatacatttaaacattaaatagaATTACTTattaataatgatgatattctaggacaataagaaaatatgaactgattttgttttttattgtaaacaaaaatagaattatttgaattatattctTTTGTACAAATACAATGTCATCTCTAAACATTAAACCTATGAAGAAAATTTTCAATCTAATTTAAGCTTGTTTTTCTAATGAAAGCTTCGATAATACATTATTATGGAAATTAgcaaatactttttaaaattcaggcctgtttaaattattttattatttttattagacatgtttgatttgaatgcagttcatatatgttaataaatccGTACTTTATAAACTGAGTATTTTAAACCAATTCAAAACCAGTTATGACCGAATTAaaacttgttttaaaaaatacataattttgctaaaatagtttttagaaattaaattggttcatcaatttggtccatttttatttgGACAGTGAACCATACATAGCTTTACAAtcagaactttcaaaatattttgtataaaataaaatggtcTCTATTACACATCACTAACATGACATTTACGTAGATTGAAGTATATATAGTTAATGTGTCACCATATGTCCTTTAAAAACAAATGGATATATAttctttgaaaatttaaaacttacTTTGCAATcatatcttatatatatatatattccctCCGATAATCTTACTTAAATGTAGTTgggaaataaaaaacatttcatTAAGAGACATTAGAAAATAATGAAAGAGTGCTTGTGGTATATATTGAGAAAAAACggtaaagtaaaaaaaaaaaaaattatctattaaCTTGTCAACCTCAAATAAAAGTAATCAGTCTTTAGCTATAAGCAAACAAACATAAGAAAATTTGGGATGTTGTTCTTAAACACTTTAAGCAAACAAACTAATAATGTTAAATTTGGCATACATCATGGAACGGTGGCGTGTAGCACGGGGAAGGAAAATAATTTTCCACCATTGACAACTGCTATTTTTACTTTCAATAGGCGGTTGCAACGGTTActatagaattttatttttttattaactattaaatatattaaatagctTTATACTATTGCAACTCTCATTCCACATTATAATTTCTACACCCCCACTCGagtcatattaaaaaaaaacatactaTTGTACACTAAAGAAATCAATGTTTTCACTTATAAGAAaagacaaaatttaatatttgacgtttaatttaattttaattatatcacttatttaattataacattttttatctcaatacaaattctttatctttaaaatttattacaaattcaactttttttattaaaataatatgacatGGCAATCCAAGattattacaaattattattttaaatatatatatatatatatatatatatatatatattaaaaatatgaagattttGTTCTTCTCTATCTTTCTCTCTTCATGTTTaacctaaaaatatcaaatatttaacCTACCAATCACCCTTTCAACAACATTCACTTCTTACAATCAACATCTTCAACCAATACCTAAAAATCTCTAAAGTAAAAATCTaaaatctgaagaaaaaaaagatcttacttttttttttctttcttttgttatttttgtttatttttaattataataatcacAAATTGTTTGCGaatttgaaagaaagaaaaaaagtgacATGTTATTCGCAAAaatttaataagtttttttaccTTGAATCTCTTTCTCTTGTGGACTACAACTTTCAAATccatattcaaaacacaaactCACCCTTAAGAAGATAAACATGCGAAGATTTGAGATGCTCGATAAAGCATCAAGAGCAAATATTTAGGGTCACTACAAGAAACTTGATGTCTCGTGACACGCAAAgtttgtcactaaaactaaAACACTGTAGGTAAAAGTCAAGAATATTTTGAGCGGCACTCAGATCCTTTGTCAACTTTAAAGGGTGGGTTGCTATGCGTTGCGAACTGTCACTACATGTTTTAAGGACTGTCACTACATATTTTTGATTTCTACCTAAATCAATTACTGTCACgaaaattagataaatataaataaataattgatggtattgtctgtcactaaaaactagataaatataaataaagaattaatctatttttatgatttgtctgtcactaaaaactagataaatataaataaaaaattgatctattcctacggtattgtctgtcactaaaacgtattattatttattaaattaaatttattttatctttctactaattgtaattataaattattaatactagtaaattaaatttaaatttctaatttatttttattaactaatgttATTGAAACTCAGCCTTGAAACTTAAAACATTCTACTAGATGACATGATACAAgtgtgaaaataaatttatctacaTTATGATTTCTATTTGCATTGGTATCACTAATTGTCATTCTCATGCATCTAATAATTGTTAGCAAACTTATAAATCACATTAGAGAAAGTAGTCAATGATGTTACTCGACAATCAAACTTATTGCATCCCAAAGTAATAGATGAAAGGTTTAAAGGGCTTTAATAACATATTGACAGCAAAACTTATCGACAAAAGCCATACCTCTTCTACTGTAAGCCCTTCTAAATTAGGCTCTAGATGTTCTTTGGTTATCTTACTGGTTTGATCACCGTAGACTCGACTATCTAGCTTGCTTTGCGGAGGGAACTCCTGCAATAATCAAACAACAAACTTTCATTAAATCGGCTACATTAATCTAATTAAGGTCATCAATATCTTATTTAACCTGCAAAGAAAATCCAACCTTTGTGgtaattttattgaaaactCTTAATTAAGCTTACCTTAAGACAACAAATCACATTTGGATTTACTCCAGCAAGCATTTCTCTTACAAATTCTTCATCAGTCATCCATGCAGATTTATTCACTACTCAAATAATAATTGTCAAATAAGATTATTTCATGAAATCAATACACATTTTCCTTTTTGTTGATTGTAAAACAATATATGAGTAATACTTAACAGGGTGATTATATAGATCCACGTAATTTTAATGGTTGAAAATGAAATATACCTTGAATTACTTTATAGGTGGTGGATACTTGAGGAACTGTTCACCATCAGTTCGAAAGATTTCCTTGAGCACAGGTAATGGACTAATCTTGCTAAGTATGTCTTTTGGCAGCTTAATTCCACCCTCATACAATCCATGAACTTCATCAAAGCTATCAAACTCATTTGGTGTGAAATTCAAATCAAAGAATACAGATTCTAACGCTGGAACCACATTTTGAGATACAACTTTCAATCCACAAGTAAGAAAGTTTGATGATTTTAAGTGACCAAAAGCTTCATCTCTTAAAAGATACACAAAATCACTCCACAAGCGATGCCATTGAAatactaatatatttatttaacaaattattcGGTGCAACTAATTTAATAGTGTAGACTGTGGCATGCATGCTACTTGTGTAATTCTAGAGTGATGCATACAAGAATCAGGTTTATAAAGCAGttctaaataaattaattagtcaTTATATTACACATAATCCTTACAAATTATTATGTCAAAATGAGATGAGAATGGTCAACAATAATTCATATCCAATAAAAACTCAACATGCACCTTAACATTTGAGTCAACAAAACAGGAAATAGAAATGACAAAGTACTGAAATTCATTAAATGATTCATGATGTACTAGAATCTAATTCTATGAGAAGCAACAAGATATAACTAGCATTGACTTTTTCAACATGAAACAGTAAAAAGTTCATACGTTTCACTTTTGATATTCAAACTCTGTCTGAATCTGCCTCCCATGCCTAGATCGATCTTTTGCGCCTACACCATTATCTACCAAGTTACCAACCAATGTTTTTAGGCCTTCTAATGGTGAGGTCATTATTATCtacacaaattattatttatttacaactGGAATATGGGTGATAAATAAATCAACGTCGTAAAATAATAGGAGAAGAGGGAGATGCACCAACATGTATAATAGAGTTTTTTACTCTGTCATTCAATCACAATCATGTATTCTACTAAATCATCTAACTTTACCTCACTTGAATGGTTTATAACATGGCAAAATAAACAATTTCCATTGGTTGTCAGTGTAAAACAGTTCTACATGACAATGCATACACATGGCACTCAGATAAAAATTCTAACAAGAAACAACAATATCACTAAATTGAGAATAAAATATACTTACAAACATCTTCAGTCCAACTGAGGTTATTTTGAGTTGTTGCCCAACAGAGAAATTCAACCCAAGAATATCCTTGATTGACTTGGAGACATAGTAAATTCTTTTCACATGATTCATATCACTGTTTCTTGTAACAAGGTGACCATTGAATGGATAACGCTCGTCTATTCCATAAAAATCCTTTATACTATTAATAACTGCTACATCTTTGAAAAAGAGAACCGGGTCAACACCTCTCCATTTTCCTTGACTTTGTAGCTTTCTTTTTCCCGGTACCTTATTTTCTGTGTTTTGTGCAATATGGGGTTCTTTAGCTTCCTCCGAATTCTTTTCTTCACATGTAATAACATCCAAATCTTCTGTATTGGATACATTGTCATTCCCATTTTCCTCTGAACTGCTAAGACTTCTTCAAGTGTGGTTTCAGATGAATTGATCTGCAGTGCTTGTGCATCCTCAAGACTATGGTTTGGTGGTTCTACATATTACTCATCAATTTTTGTGCTGGGTTTTTCGATAAGAGCTGCAAGAATGAAAACAATTACAAACCTGAGAAAAAGTTCGGGTAAAATGAATATAAACATGGTAGAAATGAGATCTTAGAATTATTTCCATTCTGTTAACCCAAATTTCCCGACTAATTACTAACAGAAACTGAGGTAAAGAGAGAGAAACAAATGTTATTATATAAGAAAGACTACCTGGCAAAGGAGACACTTTTTGCAGCACAGCAATGAAGAAGGCCCCAGTGTTCTGATCATGAGGCATTATCCTCATGAAGTGCTCAAGAGGAAAATTAGAAGCCTCTTCGGCAGACTCAGACATCACAGGATTCTCTAGTGCTTCAATTCCATCTTCAGCTTTTCCATTAACCACACTAGTAATGTCATCTCCCGTGTCAGCATTAAAATTACTGTCACCCAGATCCTGATAGCGTATTCCAGAAGGAAACATGCTGAAAAGAATTACACTTCTACGAAACTTGGGAACATCTTTGGAAGAAACGAACCAACTGCCAACTGCCCTTGTCATATACCTGCACCTCCAAAATCAACAGCTTAAAAGAAATTCAATTGCAAAACTGCTACATAACAAACTTGACCCTTCTACATTTGGAGCCATAAGCTGAATCAAGTGAAAAAGCAACAGGTGCAAGGATACACGCTAAAGTTggacaaatataataattttctgTTCATAAAGTTTAAAACAACATTTGCTATTTTAACCATCAACGTGTAAGTGTGGGCACATTAGTAGGCATCCAATTGATTGAGTATCAGAATTTGATTAGAATTATTTACTACCAGAACATTCCAAACAATCgcaaattagtaaaaatagtCAAAAGTTGGAATTACAAGAGGCATAACCGCCGGGCTACACACAGTATACCACCAACTGATATACTATATTAGACCACCAATTACCTTACAAAACGTAGGAAACTAAGAAAGCCAACCAGCCACAATTTTCCTTCAAAATCCTTTAGTTTGTCTCTAATCACATGATATAAATGGGCATGATCTCCAAAAAAACCCAGATACACACAAACTTTGACATGTATAGGTAagcaacatatttttttttctttctaaatattaAATGTATTATAATCAAAACTGGAATGCTGAAAGAAATAAACAATCAATTGGCCACATAAAACAGAAACCTTCCATCTCTTGAGACCTGGCCGACGAATAAGTTATGGAAGCTCACTCGATACATCAACAAGTTCGACAGACCCTCCACACCTCCGCAAAACCTGCAAAACAGTAAAAAAAGAATAGAGGATAAAGAAAATGGAATTGAGCACGGCTCCTTATTAGATTTTCATGTACTAGGCCCAAGATCTACCTATTTCTCCTTTCcaattagaataacatataaatatagaCACACAACACACGTACATACATATATTAAGCCTTCCAGTTACACCTATCCTGATTAACGGTTGGCTGCTCTGCTCGATTATCCGAGACTGACAACCTACGCATTTGGGCTTCATAGGGAAATTGGTACAACCAGCCAGCCCAAATGGAGTTTCATTAGATTAGATAAACCTGTCCAATATCATTTTTTTCCACACTAGAAGAAATCTATCTCTAAAGTAAGATAAGTGTCATCAAAGTATTTGCCACCCCAACCTGCATTCCCTCTAAGCAATTTTTTGCTTGGCAACAATGTTTGTAACTCAAAGAGATGACCAAAAATAGCTGTTTCAGATGCATCATTGTCAAGGCAGAAGAATTGGCGGTGCCACTAGCTGACGCAATATCATATCTAGCGCTAGCTTCTAGTCAAGGCGGTAAAATAAACTAATAGAGTCATAATCTTAcacttaaaaattaatagttatcACTTAGCACtcatactattaataaaatgttGGGAGTAAGGGTAGAAGGCTAGTCAAGGGTAATAGGAGAATAAAcccaaaatagctgcaattcAAACAACCACCGCACCTTAGTACCATGAGCTACGCATACGCTATGCCAGTGAAAGAGGAATGAAATTGTTTTGGGGCTAAGTTGAGACATGaccacaataaaataaattatgcaaGAAAAACGTGTTTTTTGTGTGGCCGAAATTTGCAAGCCTACACTTGCttaattgttttcaaattttacCAAGTGTTCTTAATGACATTGGTGGATTATGGTGGCAAGCAAAAAATCAGCCATATAAACTGGTGTTGCAGCCTCTGGCGGAAATATGGTGGCTAATATAGGTGTTCTGGCCTATGGCGGCTGGCACAAAATTCACCATGGCGCCAAAGAGGCGGAAATGGAATAAACTGCTGTACTGTGCTTCAAAGGTAACTACGCATTAGTTCAACTTACTATGCTAAAGCACTTTTCTATGTCAACCCAGCAACTAGCAAGGCTACATAAAAGTATAGACTATATAGCACTCAAAGTAGATTACCTCTGCAACCACAGCTTCATTCTCAATAGGATTCATTGAGCATGTTGAATAAACCATTCATCCACCAACTTTGGGTAAAGATAAACCTGATAAAATCAATATAGCAGTTGATATTGCTGCAATATAAGTCTAAAAAATCTAATCCAAAAAACTTTATGTCTCAAAAATTCATTTCTATTCATTTAAGACAATAAAAAGAAGTAGATTTTTGACCGCCAGTAATCTGTCTTCAAAAATCAGAGTTAGGCTACAAGCGAAAGTCagttcaaataacataataggAGGTTCTTCGTTGGtgtaaaataatgtttttcatCTTCAGAAGACACAAAACAAACATGACACAGAGAAGCTACTACTCTACCCCTTGAGGCTCAACATAATACAAGTGTGTtctgtaagatttatgggtcacatatgtaattaattaataaagtgtgttagggtcattatataattagccaataaactgggggtcaaataatatataatagtttatggctaaagagcataatagttatgaaaattaatagtgtagataccaggcagtttctaatttaatgaggggctgaattggaaatactgcaatttgggatataactaataatagttatatataggggtaatggtccccaaggcaaacacaacaagactattcagtttcaaaaccctaaaggagaaaactctctggttctctctatccccatcaagagagcaaggtcttcagggtgttttgctgaggaagatcacccaacccattggctctatcatcatcatcccaggatttcatcaatggcaattcccacaggtacgcttccgcccttggttattcatcatgtaattggcatggatagttaacaagtggtatcagagcctaccatgtttaattcatgatgaaattcggttattgtctttgttttaggattcaatttgggaattttgacatgattgaaatcttagggtttgtaatttgggaatttggatatatatattatggaatccatatttttttttgtttccggttataattttttttgttgttgattgtTTTGGATGATTGGAACAATTAATTAATCGTGAATAATGCCATGAAATTCTGCCATATTTGAATAATGATCCGGATTTTAGGGTGAATAGAATAATGCCATATTTGAATAATGATCTGGATTTTAGGGTGAATAAAATTCTGCCATATTTGAATAATGATCCGGATTTTAGGGTGAATAGAATAATGCCATATTTGAATAATGATCTGGATTTTAGGGTGAATAAAATTCTGCCATATTTGAATAATGATCCGGATTTTAGGGTGAATAGAATAATGCCATATTTGAATAATGATCTGGATTTTCTATAATTCTGCCATGAACAAAGACATGAATAGAATAATGATCTGCCATAATTCTGCCGTATTTATTTTGCCGTTTTTGAAAGACATGAATAGAATAATGCCACATTTATTCTGCCATATAGAATAATGAagatttaattgaattatacagtgaaaactgaaaacaacttccaaaaacaattaataaattgaGTAATGAAATAGACATAGAGATAATTAAAATGTGTGCGTTATAGCAATAATCAGTGAGTGTTTTGAATCACAGTTGAAATGTTGTTTTCGCGTCCCGAGGCATTCTTGAAAACAAATAAGTTACAAAGTGAAGCTTATGTGTTAACGCGATTTTGCCatagtttttttgaaaacacgcagaataactaaataataatttacattAGGTAACAACTAGATGTGGCagtccaaatttttttttttttgataaaacaataattatcaaataataatgaaataaagtttatattagtgaacaatattttttaaatattgttttatttggatataataaatatatgttcaagtcaagtttgacatttttgaatgagttaattgaaacttgacgtcgccaaagtgacctctcttgtctaaattgctcgtgaagagtgtcaaattgctgtgtatatgtttattcatgcgggtattgaccggcccaaaggaatgttaatatttggcagaattacatggtacatctgcgatgataaatgtgtgacaattatttggtgtacatgtgagcagtaaatcggcccaaaggaaggtttattgtttgacatgtcttattgtcaatatttgatcgttgcaacaagagtaccactagcagttggtgttactgtccaaagacttgacatcaatggtgcactgggtatcttgagatgggttaaattccatgatttgaacacatgtatttatttatttattgatttattttgttataatgtgagtttctaagtttcgttctttatttaattcacagcatcggttgcttccatatctgcaaatttgagttctattcctgtccttaatgggacaaattttaaggaatggaaagagaacattttgattgttcttggctgcatggatctagaccttgcattaagaattgatcgaccctctactcctaaggactctagttcttctgaagaaaaattagagtatgagaaatgggatcgctcaaatcgcataagtcttatgatcataaagcGTAGCATTCCTGAGGTCTTTAGAGGtgttgttgagatggaaaaacgctttgtaaaaagtgataaggctgaaacaagttctttgcttcagaatttaatttccatgaagtatcaaggcaagggaaatataagagagcacattatgatgatgtccaacattgcttctaagcttaaaggtctaaagcttgagttgtcagatgacttactcattcatttagtattgctgtctcttccttcgcaattcagtcagtttaaggtgacttataattgtcaaaaggagaaatggactcttaatgagctcatttcattatgtgtgcaagaagaggacaggctgaagcaagataggactgaaagtgctcactttactagcatctctaaagacaagggcaaaaggaaaagaattgaggagcccaagaacaaa contains:
- the LOC140921099 gene encoding uncharacterized protein, with the protein product MAIPTASVASISANLSSIPVLNGTNFKEWKENILIVLGCMDLDLALRIDRPSTPKDSSSSEEKLEYEKWDRSNRISLMIIKRSIPEVFRGVVEMEKRFVKSDKAETISILFLLLFRSEILSKLTL